The genomic interval CGGCTGGTCGTCGGTGTGCCCGACCACGATCACCCGCCCCGGCAACCGCTCCAGCGCCGCGGCGATCTTGCCCAGCAGCGGCAGCTGGTCCGGATCGACCTCGACCCCGCCGGAGGCGAACATCGCGTTGGCGTTGAGCCGCACCCGCGCCTGGCCGTTGGCCTGTTCTTCGACGCCGAGCAGGCCGGCGCGTTCCTGCGGCGCCAGCAACTGCTTGAGCGTGACCCGCGGCGGCGGCGGCCGCAGCGCGTCCGGCGGGGTGCCGCGCTGCAGGCCGATCTGCGCGGCGGCGGCGCTGATCGGCGCCGACAGCGCATTGAGCCGCGCGTTGAACCACACGAACGCGAGCAGCACGATGCAGGCCATGCCCAGTGCGGCCACCCACAGCGGCAGGTAACGCGCCAGCCGCCGGCGTCGGTCGTCCACGCCCTGCCAGTGCGGCGCCAGCGTGTCCGCCGCGGCGCCGCGCTGGGCGCGAATGCGCCGGTACAGGTCGTCCTGGATTTCGGCCAATCTGGCACGGCCGCCGGCCTCGATCTGGTAGCGGCCGCAGAAACCCAGCGCCAGGCACAGGTACATCAGCTCGATCAGGTCCACGTGGCGCGGCACGTCCGCGCACAGGCGTTCGAGGATCTGGAAGAACTTGGCGCCGCCGTAGGACTCGCCATGGAACACCACCAGCAAGGTCTTCTGCGACCAGCCGCTGTGTTCGCCCCACGGCGCATTGAGCACCGCCTCGTCGAGCATCGCGCACAGCACGTAGCGCGCCGCGGTGACCGCCTCCGGCGCGGCGCCGCCATCGCGCGCGCGCTGTTCGAAGCGCCGCACCTGCGCGGTCACCTGCTCGCGCAGCCGTGCCACGTCCGGCAGCGCCACGCTGTGCCGCAGCTGCACCGCCAACAGCAGCAGCGGACTGGCCGCCTGCACCAGCGGATTGACGCTGCGGCCGAGGAATTCGCTGATGTCGGCATCGCCCGGCGCAGGCGCGGGCGCCATGCCCGGCACCGCGGCGACAGGCGCGGCGGTGCCGCGCTGCGGACGCATGAGGGTGGCATCGCTCAACGGATCGACGGGCGGACGTGGATTCATGCGCTCAGCTCCGGATCGCCCACAGCTGCAGGTCCAGCCCGGCGAACTCGCTGCCGAAGTGGAACGCGATGCCGCCGGAGCCCTTCAACGTGCGCCACAGCGGCGACTGCTTGTCGAATTCGAAATACAGATAGCCGGCGTGGTACGGGATCTGCCGCGGCGCCACCGGCATCGGCATCGCCGCGATGCCGGGCAGCTGCAGGTTGACCAGGTCGCGGATCTTCTCCACCGGGCCGATCTTGGCCTGCAGCGGCAATTGCCGGCGCAGCTCCTCGGCGGGCACGTCGGCCTTGGCCGCAAGCACGAACGCGGCGCTGTCGAACAGCGCCGCGTCCGGCACCATCGCCACCCACACGCCGAACTTGCGCGCCTGTACCGGGATCGGCAGCGCGGTCTGTTCGAGCACCGCGCTGAGGCTGCCGCGCAGACTGGCGATCACCGGCTCGAAGCTCGGCTGCAGCGCATCGTGGCGATACGCCGGCCATGCCGGCGGGCGCTTGCCTGGGGTGGTGAAGGTGCTCAGTTCGCCGGCCAGCGCGACCAGCGCCGCATACAGGTCCTGCGGATGCAGCAGCGGCGCCGACGCCCAGTGCGCGATCAGCGGCTGCCAGCGGTTGACCACCTGCAGCAACAGGAAATCGGCGATCTCCGCCGCACCGCCGCGGTCGCCCACTGACACCCGCGCGGCCAGCGCTTCGCCGCGCTGGTGCAGCAGGCCGAGCAATTCGACCAGGAACGTGGCCAGCCGCGGCGCCGCCTGGCAGGCCAGCGCGGTCGGCACGAATGCCTCGTCCAGCGTCACCTGGCGATCGGCGCGCGCTTCGACGATGCGCGCCAGCGGCATCCGGGTCAGCCCGTCCAGCGGCTGCGACTGCGGCAACAGGCGCGTGCTCATCCCGCCCACTTCCATCAACACCGCGCCCTGCATGCTGCCGGAGGCGTCGTCGACCTCGGTCTCGCGCACGCGGTAGCGGAACAGCTGGTCCGGCGGCGCCTCGGCGCGGCCCACGTCGGCCTGCGCCGCCGCGCGCAGCGGCAGGGTCAGGTACACGGTCTGGTCGCGCCAGTTCGGCTCCACGTCCAGCGCCGGCGGTAGCGGATCGTCGCCCGGCATCGCGAACGGTGTGCCGTCGGGAAACACGCCGCGCGCGCGGCGGATGCCGAGCTTGCCGATCGCCAGCAGGTCGGTTTCCAGCTCCAGTTCGGAGAAGCCCCAGCCATGCGCATGCAGGCCGCCGGCGCGCAGCTCCACGTAGCGCTCCAGGTAGCGCTCCTGCTGCTGCAGATGCTGGGGGCGCAGAAACAGCCCCTCGCTCCAGACGACCTTGTTGTTGTGCATGATCCGCCGTGTCCGCTGCTGTCGATGGCGATGCGGCCGCGGCGTTGGACGCAGCAGCCGACCCCAATGTGCGATCCCCTTGCCGACGGCCCGGACGCGGCCCGCGGCGCGCGCAGTCCAGGCTGGCGGGATGCAGTGTGGCCAGCGCGAATGCGTGCTACCCGACAATTCGTCTCAGCGAGGCGGGGATATCGCGATGCTGCTTTTGTGGGAGCGACTTCAGTCGCGACGGGCCTTACCGGGAAGTCCCGTCGCGACTGAAGTCGCTCCCACAGGTGGCATCACCTGGATCGAGAACGCACCCGGCTAGCCCAGCTTGCCCGCCCGCCGCGCCGATCTAAGCCGCGCCAGCTGCGCCTCTTAGGCACGAGCGAACTCGTCGCCGAATCACCTGCATCACGGTGCCGGCGGCATGCACCGCGCGTGCGCTCCCTGTACCTGCCGCCATGCGGCTTTTGTAGGAGCGGCTTCAGCCGCGACACGTGCTGCGGACAATCCCTGTCGCGGCTGAAGCCGATCCTACATGGGGGGCTTGCCCGCGCGCCGCGCCGACTTCAGCCGCGCCAGCTGCGCCTCGTAAGCGCGGGCGAACTCGTCGCCGAACAGGCGGCGGAAGCATTCGTCCGGATCCTTGGCCAGGGCCTGGAAGTTGTCGCGGTAGCGCTCCCAGTAGCGGCCCTTGCCGGCGAACGCCAGGCGCTTGCCGCTGGCGTCCACCTCCTGCTCCAGCCGGTCGGGGCTGAAGTGGAACAGCATCGATTCGAACGCGGCGCGCATGCCCGCCAGCATCGCCATCTGGTGGCAGCGGATGTCGTCGAACGCATCGTCGAACGCGGCCACGCCGGACAGAAACGCCGGGCTCGGCGGCGCCAGCAGTTTCTGCAGCGCATCCTCGGGCGTGGCGGCGAACTTCAGCGGATTGTTCTCCGAACGCTGGATCACCGTCACCGGCAGGCGGAAGGTGTTCTTGATCTCGGCGCGCGCGCGCAGCACCTCCATCACCCCATCGACCACGATCTCGAAGATCCGCGCCACGTCGTCCGGCATCTGCGTGGACGGCACGGATGGAGCGGCCTGCGCCGCGAACGACGGCAGTGCCAGCGGCGCAGCCGCCGCGCTCGCCGCAGGTACCGCCGCCGGCGCGAAATCGCCAGTGGTCAGGTCCCAGTTTTCCGGCAATTCGAAGCCGCGCGTCGTGCCCGCTGCGGGCGGCGCGGGCACACGGAAATGGTCGTGGCCCGCGTCGCTGTGGTTCCAGCTGTGGGTCCGCTGCGGCGGCGCAGGCTCCGCCGGCAGCGGATCGAGCAGGCGCAGCGGATCCAGTTCGCCGGCCGCGCCCGGCACGCCGAGATCGCCCAGCAGCGCATCGTCGTAGGCGCCGCCCGCGGGCCTGGCGGCGCCGAGTTCCGGCAGGCCGAAGTCGAAATCGAATGCGTCGGCGTTGGGCGCAGCGCCGGCCGCATGCGGCGGCGGCATCGCCGGCAGCACCTGAGTCAGGTCCGACGCATCGTCCGGCATCGTCACCGCAGACGGCGGTGGTGCCGCCGGCGCCTCGGCCTGCAGCTGCACCTGGATCTCGAAGCTGTCCAGCTGCAGGCGGTCGCCGTCGCCGAGCGCGGCCGGGTCGCCGCGTTGCAGCGCGGCGCCGTTGAGCAGCATGCCGTTGGTGCTGCGGTCCTCTATGAAATACATGCCGTTGAGATAGCGCACCACCGCATGCGTGCGCGACACGCCGGGCGCGGCCAGCACCCAGTCGCTGTCGTCGGCGCGGCCGATGCTGCCGCCACGCTGCGCGAACGCCATCTGCGCGCGTGCGCCGAACTGGGCGGCAGCCTGGCCGGCGACGGTGAGAATCAGTTTGGACGGTAGGGACACGTGACGCTTCCTTCGGATCGGGTGGCGCGGCATGGCCGCGGACACACTGCTACGGATGGTGGACGCCATGCCGCGCGCGTCCGGCGGCGCCGCACGAGCGCGGTCATGCCGCCGCCCCGCCTGCCAGCAGCTCCAGCGCGTGCAGTGCATAGCCATGGCGCCGCGCCTCGAACTGCGCCGGCTGCTGCGCGGCGAGCAGGTTGATCGCCGCCACCGCCGCGCGCGCGGTCAGATGCTCGGCCGGCGGCACCGGCGTGTCCTGGGTCGGCGGCGCCAGGCTGCCGCCGGACCAGGCCACCGCCGCCGCCAGCCACGCGCCCAGCGAGGCATAGCCGCCGGCCTGGGCGAAGGCGAACGCGGCGCGGCGGTTGGCCTCGTTCGGCTCGCGCACCCATTTCTCGGCCAGTGCGGCGCCGGCGCGGTCTTCCGGCGACAGGGCTTCGCCGCGCGCGCACTGGCACAGCCAGGCGACCACGTAGCGCTTGGGCAGCAGCCGCGCCAGCAGCTTCAGCGCGTCCTGCGGCTGGCCGCCGTCGAGCAGCGCGCGCACCGCCACCTGCGCCGGCTGCGCGGTGTCCAGCTGCGCGCGCGCCGGCGCCGACAGCTCCATGTCCACGCAGGCCTTCTCGATCGCATTCATCGCCACGCCCTCAACCGATCATGATCAGCGCGCCGCCGATCTGGTGCAGCGCATCGGCCTTGAGGCTGAGCATCGGCGCTTTCAGCGTGCCCATCGCCCCGCCCTCCAGCGCCAGCATCGCGTCCGAATGCACCTTGACGCTGGCGCCGGCGCCCATGTCCACGGTCGCCCCGCCCTTGATCGCGACCTGCACCTTGCCTTCCACGTTCACCGCGTTGTTGCCGGTGACGGTGATGGTCACGCCCTTGATCTCGATCTCGCCGCTGCTCTTCATCACGATGCTCGACGCCCCGGTGACCAGTTCGATCTCCGTGCCCGCGCTGAGCTTGAACTTCTTGCCGATCGCATGGGTGGCGTTGTTGCCGACATCCAGGGTCTCGTCGTTGTCCACCTTGTGCTTGCGGTCGTGCTTGACGGTGCTGGTCTGGTCGTTATCGACGGTGGCGAAGTGGTCGTGCTCCACTTCCTCGCGCAAGTCCTTCTGCGCATGCACGAACAACTCCTCGCTGCCGAGCTTGTCTTCGAAACGGATCTCGTTGAAGTCAGCGGTGCCGCCGCCGGCGCTGCGGCTGCGCACCCCGCTCTGGGTCTTGTTGTCCGGCAGCGCGAACGGCGGCATGTGATCGGCGTTGTAGACGCTGCCGATCACCAGCGGGCGGTCCGGGTCGCCCTCCAGGAAGCTGACCACCACTTCCTGCCCCACCCGCGGCAGGCTCATCGCGCCCCAGCCCTTGCCCGCCCACGACGAGGCCACCCGCACCGGGCACGACGGCTTGCTGCCGTCGCGCGCCGACGTGTTCCAATGAAAGGTGACCTGGATGCGGCCGTACTGGTCGACCACGATGTCCTCGTCGGTGTCGCTGCCGGTCACCACCGCGGTCTGCAGGCCGGCGATCGACGGCTGCCGCGCACGCGCCAGGCTGCGGAACGGCAGCTTGCTCTCGATCGCCTCGAAGCGGCACGCGAACGGCGCCGCGCCGCCGCCTTCGCTGGACGCATAACCCGCCGCTTCCAGCACGGTCTGCGCGCCGATCACCAGGTATTCCTGGTTCCATTCCGGGCGCGGGAACGCCTTCAGCGAAAACAGCGCGCCCACGCGCAGGCCGACCGCGTCGCTGTCGCCGCGATAGCGCGAACGCTGCACGTTGTGCGCCTCCGCGCGCACCTGCGCGTAGCGCTTGCCATCGGCGAGCTGGCCATGCGCGCCGGGGTAGTCGAAGGCGGTCAGCCCGCTGACCGGATGCAGGTCGCCGCCATGGCCGATCTCCTCGTCCACCGCCAGCGAGGCGCGCGGACGCAGCGGATCGTAGTCGGTGAGCTGGTGCGTGCTGGTATGCACGCTGCGCGCCAGCTGCCATTCGCTGACGGTGGCGCCCATCACGTTGGCATGCTGGCCCGGCGGCACATACGGCAGCGTCTCGAAGCCGCTGCTGCTGGCGTGCGCGCCCAGCGCATCGGCCAGCACCAGCGTGTGCGTGGTATGGCTATGGGTGAAGAAGTAATAGATGCCTTCCTGCTCGAGCAGGCGGCTGATGAAATTGAAATCGTCCTCGCGGTATTGCACGCAATAGTCGCGCTTGGGATAGGTGCCGCTCAGGCTCAGGGTCACATCGCCGTAGCCGATGCCGTTGAGTACCGCGCGCACGATGTCCGGCACGCTCAGGTCGGTGAAGATGCGGCAGTCGCGGCGTTGGGTTAGCAGCCACGGCTTGGGCACCAGGGTCACGTCCAGCACTGCGTAGCTGAGCCTGTCGACGACATGGAAGCCGGTCTGCGCGACGTGCGCGACAATGCCGTGATACCAGCGCACATGGCCCTCGCCCGCCTTCAGCTGCACCGCCATCGACGTGCCGAGCAGCGCGCGCAGATCCGGACGCGGCTGCGTGCTGAGCGCGGTCAGGCGGTACTCGAACAGCTCACCCAACGCTTCCGTCGCCTGCATGCGCCAGAACAGCAGCGCATCGCCAAGGTCGGAGTGCAGCGTCATCATCGGCGTGGGCATCGTGGTGTCCGGGAAGTCGAGCGCCGCGCAATGCGGACCTTGGCCGGCGCGCGCGAGCGGCGTTCGCGGTGCGGCGCGCATTGCCGGCACCGGCCCGACGCCGCCGCTGTGCGCTGCCGGCAAGGCGATACTCACACGGCGTCCGCCGCGAAAGCCGACATTTCGTCTCAGCGCTGCGGCCGCTGGCGGGATGCGTGTCGCGCTGTCTACCGCGGTGCCTGGCGACGCAGTAAAGAGGTGCGCGGCACCAGCCTGCTGCACGCGAATCCTGTCGCCGCAACCATCGAAAGTGTGCCCCGCGCCGGCACGGCATCGCGCTAGCGGCGTGCCAGCACCACCCAGCCCTGTACCGGCGCGCCGCCTTCCTTGCGCAGCTGGTCGGCGCGCAATTGCACGCGGGCGAAACCGGCCTGCGCCAGCGCGGCCTGCACGTGCGCGCGGCTGTGCCGGTAGCGCCCGCTCGCGCCGAGCTGCACCCGATCGTCCGCAGCGTCCAGCGCTTCCACGGTGAAGGCCAGCCAGCCGTCGCGGCGCAGTGCCGCGTGCGCGGCCGCGCAGACCTCGCGCAGGTCGCCGAAGTACACCAACGTGTCGGCCGAGACCACCACGTCCCACGCCTGCGGCTGCGCCTGCAGATACGCTGTCAGTTCGCCGACCACCAGTGCGTCGTAGCCGCCGCGCTGACGCGCCTTGTCGATCATGCCGCCGGACAGGTCCACCCCGGCCAGCCGCCGCGCATGCGGCCGCAGCAGCGGCGCGCACAGGCCGGTGCCGCAGCCGGCGTCGAGCACGTCCAGCGCCGCGCCTGGCGCATGCAGCACCTGCGCCAGTTCCGTGGCCAGCAGCTGCGGCGCGCGGTACTCGAGATTGTTCAGCAGCTGTTCGTCGAA from Xanthomonas sp. DAR 34887 carries:
- the tssI gene encoding type VI secretion system tip protein TssI/VgrG; this encodes MPTPMMTLHSDLGDALLFWRMQATEALGELFEYRLTALSTQPRPDLRALLGTSMAVQLKAGEGHVRWYHGIVAHVAQTGFHVVDRLSYAVLDVTLVPKPWLLTQRRDCRIFTDLSVPDIVRAVLNGIGYGDVTLSLSGTYPKRDYCVQYREDDFNFISRLLEQEGIYYFFTHSHTTHTLVLADALGAHASSSGFETLPYVPPGQHANVMGATVSEWQLARSVHTSTHQLTDYDPLRPRASLAVDEEIGHGGDLHPVSGLTAFDYPGAHGQLADGKRYAQVRAEAHNVQRSRYRGDSDAVGLRVGALFSLKAFPRPEWNQEYLVIGAQTVLEAAGYASSEGGGAAPFACRFEAIESKLPFRSLARARQPSIAGLQTAVVTGSDTDEDIVVDQYGRIQVTFHWNTSARDGSKPSCPVRVASSWAGKGWGAMSLPRVGQEVVVSFLEGDPDRPLVIGSVYNADHMPPFALPDNKTQSGVRSRSAGGGTADFNEIRFEDKLGSEELFVHAQKDLREEVEHDHFATVDNDQTSTVKHDRKHKVDNDETLDVGNNATHAIGKKFKLSAGTEIELVTGASSIVMKSSGEIEIKGVTITVTGNNAVNVEGKVQVAIKGGATVDMGAGASVKVHSDAMLALEGGAMGTLKAPMLSLKADALHQIGGALIMIG
- the tssK gene encoding type VI secretion system baseplate subunit TssK; the protein is MHNNKVVWSEGLFLRPQHLQQQERYLERYVELRAGGLHAHGWGFSELELETDLLAIGKLGIRRARGVFPDGTPFAMPGDDPLPPALDVEPNWRDQTVYLTLPLRAAAQADVGRAEAPPDQLFRYRVRETEVDDASGSMQGAVLMEVGGMSTRLLPQSQPLDGLTRMPLARIVEARADRQVTLDEAFVPTALACQAAPRLATFLVELLGLLHQRGEALAARVSVGDRGGAAEIADFLLLQVVNRWQPLIAHWASAPLLHPQDLYAALVALAGELSTFTTPGKRPPAWPAYRHDALQPSFEPVIASLRGSLSAVLEQTALPIPVQARKFGVWVAMVPDAALFDSAAFVLAAKADVPAEELRRQLPLQAKIGPVEKIRDLVNLQLPGIAAMPMPVAPRQIPYHAGYLYFEFDKQSPLWRTLKGSGGIAFHFGSEFAGLDLQLWAIRS
- a CDS encoding DUF6931 family protein, yielding MNAIEKACVDMELSAPARAQLDTAQPAQVAVRALLDGGQPQDALKLLARLLPKRYVVAWLCQCARGEALSPEDRAGAALAEKWVREPNEANRRAAFAFAQAGGYASLGAWLAAAVAWSGGSLAPPTQDTPVPPAEHLTARAAVAAINLLAAQQPAQFEARRHGYALHALELLAGGAAA
- the icmH gene encoding type IVB secretion system protein IcmH/DotU, with translation MRPQRGTAAPVAAVPGMAPAPAPGDADISEFLGRSVNPLVQAASPLLLLAVQLRHSVALPDVARLREQVTAQVRRFEQRARDGGAAPEAVTAARYVLCAMLDEAVLNAPWGEHSGWSQKTLLVVFHGESYGGAKFFQILERLCADVPRHVDLIELMYLCLALGFCGRYQIEAGGRARLAEIQDDLYRRIRAQRGAAADTLAPHWQGVDDRRRRLARYLPLWVAALGMACIVLLAFVWFNARLNALSAPISAAAAQIGLQRGTPPDALRPPPPRVTLKQLLAPQERAGLLGVEEQANGQARVRLNANAMFASGGVEVDPDQLPLLGKIAAALERLPGRVIVVGHTDDQPLRSLRFKDNYALSAARADAVAHLLGQRLSVPGRIESAGAGDSQPVAVPPDLAANRTRNRRVEILFQPGE
- the tagH gene encoding type VI secretion system-associated FHA domain protein TagH yields the protein MAFAQRGGSIGRADDSDWVLAAPGVSRTHAVVRYLNGMYFIEDRSTNGMLLNGAALQRGDPAALGDGDRLQLDSFEIQVQLQAEAPAAPPPSAVTMPDDASDLTQVLPAMPPPHAAGAAPNADAFDFDFGLPELGAARPAGGAYDDALLGDLGVPGAAGELDPLRLLDPLPAEPAPPQRTHSWNHSDAGHDHFRVPAPPAAGTTRGFELPENWDLTTGDFAPAAVPAASAAAAPLALPSFAAQAAPSVPSTQMPDDVARIFEIVVDGVMEVLRARAEIKNTFRLPVTVIQRSENNPLKFAATPEDALQKLLAPPSPAFLSGVAAFDDAFDDIRCHQMAMLAGMRAAFESMLFHFSPDRLEQEVDASGKRLAFAGKGRYWERYRDNFQALAKDPDECFRRLFGDEFARAYEAQLARLKSARRAGKPPM